The following are from one region of the Nicotiana tabacum cultivar K326 chromosome 3, ASM71507v2, whole genome shotgun sequence genome:
- the LOC142178284 gene encoding secreted RxLR effector protein 161-like, producing MNNCSTSIVPIQKGDKFSLMQCPKNDVERKEMESIPYSSIVGGMMYAQTCTRPDISFAVGILGRYQSNTRIDHRKAAKKALRYLKGTKDYMLMYRRSKHLEVVGYSDSGFTGYIDTRKSTFGYLFQLAEGAISWKCAKQSVIDTSMMEAEFVAYFEATIHALWL from the coding sequence ATGAATAACTGTTCAACAAGCATTGTCCCAATTCAAAAGGGGGACaaatttagtctcatgcaatgcccTAAGAATGATGTAGAACGAAAAGAAATGGAATCAATTCCTTACTCTTCTATTGTTGGTGGTATGATGTATGCTCAGACTTGCACAAGACCAGATATTAGTTTTGCGGTCGGAATATTGGGAAGATATCAGAGTAACACAAGAATTGATCATCGGAAAGCTGCAAAGAAAGCTTTGAGGTACTTAAAAGGAACGAAGGATTACATGCTCATGTATAGGAGATCCAAGCATTTGGAAGTTGTTGGATACTCGGATTCAGGTTTCACTGGATATATTGACACTAGAAAATCCACGTTTGGTTATTTGTTTCAATTAGCTGAAGGAGCAATATCGTGGAAGTGTGCCAAACAGTCTGTCATTGATACATCCATGATGGAAGCAGAATTTGTGGCATATTTTGAAGCCACAATTCATGCATTATGGCTGTAA